In Desulfovibrio sp. 86, the following proteins share a genomic window:
- the rimO gene encoding 30S ribosomal protein S12 methylthiotransferase RimO, which translates to MTHETSLKKLNVWSLSLGCPKNRVDSERLLGSLGVPVNHVEHMGRADLVFINTCGFIDPAVRESVRAVLDAGQRLGSCKRKPLLVVGGCMVGRYGAEGLAEDLPEVDLWLPTAVLPLWPSMVADALGLPRPPESVPGGGRLLSTGPSYAWLKVGEGCRHNCAFCTIPSIRGGLKSLTAEHIVDEARALLGQGVRELALVAQDLTSWGADLGYKNGLPSLLEKLVGLEGLAWLRLLYLYPTGVNPELLQLIRDTGAPLLPYLDIPLQHAHPDVLSRMGRPFAGNPRRVLDTVRQILPQAALRTTFIVGYPGETEEHFESLCRFVEESAFQHVGVFAYYAEEGTLAATLPDQIPDEVKQWRRDTLMDIQADISERLLAAHVGSRMQVLVDAPHPEWPGLHSGRVWLQAPEVDGITYVSGPGVTPGALVECDIVENTEYDLTALA; encoded by the coding sequence ATGACACACGAAACAAGCCTGAAAAAACTTAACGTCTGGTCACTGAGCCTTGGATGCCCCAAAAACAGGGTGGACAGCGAGCGCTTGCTGGGCTCATTGGGCGTGCCCGTGAACCATGTGGAACACATGGGCCGCGCCGACCTCGTCTTTATTAATACCTGCGGATTTATCGACCCTGCGGTTCGTGAATCCGTGCGTGCGGTCCTGGATGCCGGACAGCGCCTTGGCTCCTGCAAAAGAAAGCCCCTGCTGGTCGTGGGCGGCTGTATGGTCGGCCGCTATGGAGCGGAAGGACTGGCTGAAGATCTGCCCGAGGTGGATCTGTGGCTGCCCACGGCGGTCCTGCCGCTCTGGCCGTCCATGGTGGCGGATGCCCTTGGTCTGCCGCGTCCGCCGGAGTCTGTGCCGGGCGGGGGCCGCCTGCTTTCCACAGGGCCGTCCTACGCCTGGCTCAAGGTGGGCGAGGGATGCAGGCACAATTGCGCTTTTTGCACCATTCCTTCCATCAGGGGAGGGCTCAAGTCCCTCACGGCCGAGCACATAGTTGACGAGGCCCGGGCCCTGCTTGGACAGGGCGTGCGTGAACTGGCGCTGGTGGCCCAGGATCTCACGTCCTGGGGCGCGGATCTTGGTTATAAAAACGGCCTCCCCTCCCTGCTGGAAAAACTGGTCGGGCTTGAGGGGCTGGCATGGCTGCGCCTCCTGTACCTCTATCCTACCGGGGTAAACCCGGAACTGCTGCAACTTATCAGGGATACCGGAGCGCCGCTCCTGCCCTATCTGGATATTCCCTTGCAGCACGCCCACCCCGATGTGCTTTCCCGCATGGGGCGGCCCTTTGCGGGCAATCCCCGGCGGGTGCTTGATACCGTGCGGCAAATTTTGCCGCAGGCGGCGCTGCGCACCACCTTCATTGTGGGCTACCCCGGCGAGACGGAAGAACACTTTGAAAGCCTGTGCCGCTTTGTGGAAGAAAGCGCCTTCCAGCATGTGGGCGTTTTTGCCTACTACGCCGAGGAAGGCACCCTGGCGGCCACCTTGCCCGACCAGATACCTGACGAGGTAAAACAGTGGCGGCGCGACACCCTTATGGACATACAGGCGGACATCAGCGAACGCCTGCTGGCGGCCCATGTGGGCAGCCGCATGCAGGTGCTTGTGGACGCGCCGCATCCCGAATGGCCGGGCCTGCACAGCGGACGCGTGTGGCTTCAGGCGCCGGAGGTGGACGGCATCACCTATGTGAGCGGCCCCGGCGTTACGCCCGGCGCCCTTGTCGAATGCGATATTGTTGAAAATACGGAGTATGACCTGACGGCCCTGGCATAA